In Maylandia zebra isolate NMK-2024a linkage group LG12, Mzebra_GT3a, whole genome shotgun sequence, a single genomic region encodes these proteins:
- the atp6v0a2b gene encoding V-type proton ATPase 116 kDa subunit a → MASLLRGEEMCLAQLFLQSGSAYDCISELGELGLAEFRDLNPTVNAFQRKYVNEIKKCEEMERILGYLLREIKKADISLPETDVNPAAPLPKHVMTIMEQLQRLEMELGEVTRNKEKLQRNLLELTEYTHMLRITRNFVQRNAEREPLQVQYEEFPFLEKDTLMNYSSMQRLGAKLGFISGLIQRVKIEAFERMLWRVCKGYTILSYAEVEEYLEDPDTGEPTKSVVFLISYWGDQIGQKVKKICDCYHCHLYPYPSNNEERDDVVEGLRTRIQDLKTVLHRTEDYLRQVLIKASESVYIWVVQVKKMKAIYYVLNLCSFDVTNKCLIAEVWCPVSDIPALRRALEDGSRKSGATVPSFVNRIPTTDTPPTLIRTNKFTSGFQNIVDSYGVGSYREVNPAPFTIITFPFLFAVMFGDLGHGVLMALFAFWMVLYENHRKFKNTRNEILNTFFEGRYIILMMGLFSIYTGLIYNDCFSKSLNIFGSGWSVLPMFKGKWNNSVLCKNCQLTLDPHTPGVFKGPYPLGIDPIWNLATNRLTFLNSYKMKMSVIFGVIHMSFGVILSTYNHLYFRKKYNLYLVFIPELVFMLSLFGYLVFMIFYKWLAFSSVDAPSILIHFINMFIMQDDSSLKPLYPGQNGLQIFLVIIAVLSVPVLLLGKPIYLYWLKNGSHRLVMYRGYERVRRSSDEDLCLMRAHDMEEGSSHSDLSTSEDHHSEEFDFAEEILHQSIHTIEYCLGCISNTASYLRLWALSLAHAQLSEVLWAMVMRIGLRMDTKLGVVVLVPLFGLFAVLTVSILLVMEGLSAFLHALRLHWVEFQNKFYSGTGVKFCPFSFSLLPSCFEQDGLL, encoded by the exons ATGGCTTCTCTGCTCCGTGGTGAAGAGATGTGTTTGGCCCAGCTGTTTCTACAGTCTGGGTCCGCGTACGACTGCATCAGTGAACTTGGAGAACTGGGGCTTGCAGAGTTCAGAGAT CTCAATCCCACTGTTAACGCATTCCAGAGAAAATATGTCAATGAGATcaaaaaatgtgaagaaatgGAGAGGATCCTCG GATACCTTCTGAGGGAAATCAAGaaagcagatatttcactgcCAGAAACAGATGTGAACCCAGCAGCTCCTTTACCCAAGCATGTCATGACTATAATG GAACAGCTACAGAGGCTAGAGATGGAATTAGGTGAAGTCACCAGGAATAAGGAGAAGCTGCAGAGGAATCTGCTGGAGTTGACAGAGTACACACACATGCTGCGCATCACACGCAACTTTGTCCAAAGAAATGCTGAG CGGGAGCCCTTGCAAGTACAGTATGAGGAGTTTCCCTTCCTGGAAAAAGACACATTGATGAACTACAGCAGCATGCAGAGGCTAGGAGCCAAACTGGG TTTCATTTCTGGCCTTATTCAGAGGGTGAAGATCGAGGCGTTTGAGCGAATGCTTTGGAGAGTATGTAAAGGCTACACCATCCTTAGCTATGCTGAAGTTGAAGAGTATCTGGAAGATCCTGACACG GGTGAACCTACCAAAAGTGTGGTGTTCCTGATTTCCTACTGGGGAGACCAAATTGGTCAGAAAGTGAAAAAGATCTGTGACTG CTACCACTGTCACCTGTACCCCTATCCCAGTAACAACGAGGAGAGGGACGATGTTGTGGAAGGACTAAGAACTCGCATTCAGGACCTGAAAACT GTGCTTCATAGGACAGAAGACTACCTGAGACAGGTCCTGATCAAGGCTTCAGAATCTGTCTACATCTGGGTCGTCCAAGTCAAGAAGATGAAGGCCATCTACTATGTTCTGAACCTGTGTAGTTTTGATGTGACCAATAAGTGTTTGATCGCAGAGGTGTGGTGTCCTGTCAGTGACATTCCTGCACTGCGGAGAGCGCTAGAAGACGGATCG aggaaaagtgGAGCAACAGTTCCTTCCTTCGTTAATCGTATCCCCACAACTGACACTCCTCCCACCCTGATAAGGACCAACAAGTTTACCTCTGGATTTCAGAATATTGTAGACTCCTATGGAGTGGGCAGCTACAGGGAAGTAAACCCTG ctccattcacAATCATAACTTTTCCATTCTTGTTCGCTGTGATGTTTGGTGACCTTGGTCATGGCGTTCTCATGGCTCTGTTTGCTTTCTGGATGGTTTTGTATGAAAACCACCGcaaatttaaaaacaccagGAATGAG ATCTTGAACACATTCTTCGAGGGGCGTTATATCATTCTGATGATGGGACTGTTCTCTATCTACACTGGGCTGATATACAATGACTGTTTCTCAAAATCTCTCAACATCTTTGGTTCTGGATGGAGTGTGCTTCCCATGTTTAAAGGAAAGTGGAA CAATAGTGTCCTCTGTAAGAATTGCCAGCTAACTTTGGATCCACATACTCCAGGTGTTTTTAAAGGGCCGTACCCTCTGGGAATTGACCCG ATTTGGAACTTGGCAACGAACCGGCTTACATTTCTTAACTCCTATAAGATGAAGATGTCAGTGATATTCGGGGTCATACACATGAGCTTTGGGGTAATCCTCAGCACCTACAATCATCT ATACTTCAGGAAGAAGTACAACCTGTACTTGGTGTTCATCCCTGAGCTcgtgtttatgctgagtctgttTGGATACCTGGTGTTCATGATATTCTACAAGTGGCTCGCCTTCTCGTCTGTGGACGCTCCGAGCATTCTCATCCACTTCATAAACATGTTCATCATGCAGGATGATAGTTCATTGAAGCCCCTTTACCCAGGACAG AATGGTCTGCAGATATTTCTGGTAATCATTGCTGTTCTCTCAGTGCCTGTTTTACTCCTGGGGAAACCCATCTACCTTTATTGGCTAAAAAATGGAAGTCACCGCTTGGTAATGTACAGG GGATATGAGCGTGTGCGACGCAGCAGTGATGAAGATCTCTGCCTGATGAGGGCTCATGACATGGAGGAGGGCAGCAGTCACAGTGATCTGTCTACTAGTGAGGATCACCATTCAGAGGAG TTTGACTTTGCAGAGGAGATACTTCATCAGTCCATTCACACCATAGAGTATTGCCTGGGTTGCATCTCCAACACAGCCTCTTACCTAAGGCTCTGGGCTCTAAGCTTGGCACATGCCC AGCTGTCAGAGGTGCTGTGGGCCATGGTCATGCGAATAGGACTAAGAATGGACACAAAACTTGGGGTTGTAGTCCTGGTGCCATTGTTTGGCCTGTTTGCTGTCCTCACTGTGTCCATCCTCTTGGTAATGGAGGGTCTCTCTGCGTTCCTTCATGCTCTTCGGCTACACTG GGTGGAGTTCCAGAATAAATTCTACAGTGGGACTGGCGTCAAGTTTTGCccgttttccttctctctcctaCCATCTTGCTTTGAGCAGGATGGGTTACTGTGA